One part of the Bacillus sp. FJAT-45350 genome encodes these proteins:
- a CDS encoding carbon starvation CstA family protein has protein sequence MNLLTLLLISGIIFLVAYFTYGRFLEKQMKVDPNRKTPATEMYDGIDYVPAKKPVLLGHHFATIAGGGPIVGPLTAAFFGWLPAVIWIIIGSIFIGGVHDYTSLQASIRHKAKSIGGIIKEYIGNRGQVLFLTFSIATLVLIVGVFIILVANTFVSVPEAATASVLFLGVAIIFGFIINQLRMNLVGASIIGVAVMLGCIWVGINFPISLPATAWSLILLGYAYLASILPVWVLLQPRDYLNSFLLYGMIAGAAVGIILAAPTIEFPAYTGFYNAQLGFLFPILFITIACGAISGFHSLVSSGTTAKQLDNEKNGKFIAYGGMLLEGFLAIVAIGSVAYLSQADFAARMDALGGPIGTFSAGIGYFMSHWGIPESTAITFTALTASAFLLTTLDSATRLLRYAIQELGEDRTTIFRNNHTATAAGLVGAGALALSGTWSALWPLFGAANQMLGALALLAVATWLIKTGAKAFYVIIPMIVMFIVTISALGLMMYNNFIGGNYMLAVASSILFILCIFLAIEGWRSIVGSKNNENTVNM, from the coding sequence ATGAACTTATTAACTTTATTATTAATCTCTGGAATTATATTTTTAGTAGCTTATTTCACATATGGACGTTTTTTAGAAAAGCAAATGAAAGTGGACCCTAATCGAAAGACACCGGCAACCGAAATGTATGACGGGATTGATTACGTACCTGCGAAGAAGCCAGTTTTACTTGGGCATCACTTTGCAACAATTGCGGGTGGAGGACCAATCGTTGGACCTTTAACAGCGGCATTTTTTGGCTGGTTACCGGCAGTTATATGGATTATTATCGGAAGTATTTTTATTGGTGGTGTACATGATTATACATCGCTTCAAGCATCGATTCGTCATAAGGCAAAGTCAATTGGTGGAATTATTAAAGAGTATATTGGAAATCGAGGACAAGTCTTATTCTTAACATTTTCTATTGCAACATTAGTTTTAATTGTTGGTGTATTTATTATTTTAGTAGCGAACACGTTTGTTTCTGTTCCTGAAGCAGCAACTGCATCTGTTCTATTCTTAGGTGTTGCAATTATCTTTGGTTTTATTATCAACCAATTACGAATGAATTTAGTTGGAGCAAGTATTATAGGTGTCGCTGTAATGCTTGGGTGTATATGGGTAGGAATTAACTTCCCAATCTCACTACCTGCAACGGCTTGGTCTCTCATATTATTAGGTTATGCTTATCTTGCTTCTATTTTACCTGTATGGGTTCTACTACAGCCACGTGATTATTTAAATTCATTTTTATTGTATGGAATGATTGCAGGGGCGGCAGTTGGTATTATTCTAGCTGCGCCAACTATTGAATTCCCTGCTTATACTGGATTTTATAATGCTCAATTAGGATTCTTATTCCCAATTTTATTCATCACGATTGCATGTGGAGCTATTTCTGGATTCCATTCATTAGTATCATCTGGTACAACAGCAAAGCAATTAGATAATGAGAAGAACGGTAAATTTATTGCATACGGTGGAATGTTGTTAGAAGGATTTTTGGCAATCGTTGCAATTGGGTCTGTCGCGTACTTATCTCAAGCGGACTTTGCTGCAAGAATGGATGCTCTTGGAGGTCCAATTGGAACATTCTCTGCAGGGATTGGATATTTTATGTCTCATTGGGGTATTCCAGAATCAACAGCAATTACCTTTACAGCATTAACAGCTTCAGCGTTTTTATTAACAACATTAGATTCGGCTACAAGACTTTTACGTTATGCAATTCAAGAACTAGGCGAAGATAGAACAACAATATTTAGAAACAACCATACAGCGACAGCAGCAGGTTTAGTTGGAGCTGGTGCACTTGCTTTATCTGGTACATGGTCTGCGTTATGGCCTTTATTTGGAGCAGCGAACCAAATGCTAGGGGCATTAGCGTTATTAGCGGTAGCAACATGGTTAATCAAAACTGGTGCAAAGGCATTTTATGTTATCATTCCTATGATTGTCATGTTCATCGTTACGATTTCAGCTT
- a CDS encoding CC/Se motif family (seleno)protein: MENNVEVTIDSKAKKYIKDRGGVAQLSLYETINKCCIGGAAEVEVTLNRPSEEKRFHKHHEDGIDIYIEKSLNFKNGKIIIALSGFGLLKGLKATGLKRF, translated from the coding sequence ATGGAGAATAATGTCGAAGTGACAATCGACAGTAAAGCTAAAAAGTATATTAAAGATAGAGGAGGAGTTGCTCAACTTTCGTTGTATGAAACGATAAATAAATGTTGTATTGGAGGAGCAGCAGAGGTTGAAGTAACTTTAAATAGACCAAGTGAAGAAAAACGTTTTCATAAGCACCATGAGGATGGAATTGATATCTACATTGAAAAAAGTCTGAATTTTAAGAATGGAAAAATTATTATTGCACTATCAGGTTTTGGTTTATTAAAGGGATTGAAAGCAACAGGATTAAAACGATTCTAG
- a CDS encoding polysaccharide deacetylase family protein: MVKENERLKYELEELQKEIEELEKELGQYNEPVVIEEEGKVAYLTFDDGPSENTRIILDTLDEYEIKATFFPIGNETEAGHELLRKIVEKGHGIGNHTYSHNYGKIYQSVDAFFEDFQQWEKFIFDVTGVDTKLVRFPGGSNNTVSHRHGGKNVMKEIAQELESRGYVYFDWNVDSIDASASIVDKNKIVNAVLGNSQNHDQIIVLFHDSPAKTTTTEALPRIIEGLAEQGFRFEILHEDAFNIQFLNY, from the coding sequence GTGGTAAAGGAAAATGAACGACTAAAGTATGAATTAGAAGAGTTACAAAAAGAAATAGAAGAATTAGAGAAAGAGCTAGGACAATATAATGAGCCTGTAGTTATAGAAGAAGAAGGGAAGGTTGCCTATCTTACCTTTGATGATGGTCCGTCAGAGAATACGAGAATCATACTAGACACGTTAGATGAATATGAAATCAAGGCAACGTTTTTTCCAATAGGGAATGAAACGGAAGCTGGACATGAACTACTTAGAAAAATTGTTGAGAAGGGACATGGTATAGGTAATCATACATATTCCCATAATTACGGTAAAATCTATCAATCAGTTGATGCGTTTTTTGAGGACTTTCAACAATGGGAGAAATTTATTTTTGACGTTACTGGTGTAGATACGAAGCTCGTACGTTTTCCTGGTGGTTCGAACAATACAGTGAGCCACCGTCATGGTGGAAAAAATGTGATGAAAGAGATAGCGCAAGAACTTGAAAGTAGAGGGTATGTTTATTTTGATTGGAATGTTGACTCAATAGATGCTTCTGCTAGTATAGTAGATAAAAATAAAATTGTAAATGCTGTGTTAGGGAATAGTCAAAATCATGACCAAATTATAGTTCTTTTCCACGATAGTCCAGCTAAAACAACGACTACTGAAGCATTACCTCGAATTATTGAAGGACTAGCAGAACAAGGATTTCGTTTTGAGATTCTTCATGAAGATGCATTTAATATACAATTTTTAAACTATTAA
- a CDS encoding NAD(P)/FAD-dependent oxidoreductase, whose amino-acid sequence MQSYIVIGSGILGASTAYHLAKAGHSVTLVDREDKGQATDAAAGIVCPWLTQRRNKAWYQLVKNGARFYPELIKEMELLGEKNTGYQQVGAISLHTDEEKLEKMMERAYKRREDAPEIGEITRLSAAETKALFPPLSEEYSSIHISGGARVNGRALRDALINVAKGIGATVIYGEATLHVIGNNVTGVKINNQILSAEKVIVTGGAWAKELFEAVGIEFLVSPQKAQIVHLELTGANTNKWPVVMPPNNQYLLAFEDGHIVVGATHEDDKGFDNRVTAGGLHEIFDKALMVAPGLAESTLIETRVGFRPYTPGFLPVIGSLPNYEGVYLANGLGASGLTAGPYLGSELAKLAQGVPTEINLELYDVAGAIK is encoded by the coding sequence ATGCAATCGTATATTGTCATAGGCTCAGGGATTCTAGGTGCATCAACCGCATACCATCTTGCAAAAGCTGGACACTCGGTTACTTTAGTAGACAGAGAGGACAAAGGACAAGCAACAGATGCAGCAGCAGGGATCGTTTGTCCATGGCTGACCCAACGTCGAAATAAGGCATGGTATCAATTAGTCAAAAATGGTGCTAGATTTTACCCAGAACTCATTAAAGAAATGGAATTATTAGGTGAAAAAAATACAGGATATCAACAAGTAGGGGCAATTAGTCTCCACACAGATGAGGAAAAGCTAGAGAAAATGATGGAACGAGCATATAAAAGACGTGAGGATGCTCCAGAAATTGGTGAAATAACTAGGTTATCAGCAGCTGAAACGAAAGCTTTGTTTCCGCCTTTATCAGAAGAATATAGTTCAATTCATATTAGTGGAGGTGCTCGTGTTAATGGGAGAGCTCTTCGTGATGCTCTAATTAATGTTGCTAAAGGAATTGGAGCTACTGTTATTTATGGTGAAGCAACCCTTCATGTAATAGGTAATAATGTTACAGGTGTAAAAATAAATAATCAAATTCTATCTGCTGAAAAGGTAATAGTCACTGGTGGTGCTTGGGCGAAAGAGTTGTTTGAAGCGGTAGGAATAGAGTTTCTAGTATCACCTCAGAAAGCGCAAATTGTTCATCTAGAGTTGACAGGAGCGAATACCAATAAATGGCCAGTTGTTATGCCTCCTAATAATCAATATTTATTAGCATTTGAAGATGGTCACATTGTTGTTGGAGCAACCCATGAGGATGACAAGGGGTTTGATAATCGAGTCACGGCAGGTGGGTTACATGAAATATTTGATAAGGCTCTAATGGTTGCTCCAGGTTTGGCTGAAAGTACTTTAATTGAGACAAGGGTAGGGTTTCGACCGTATACCCCAGGCTTTTTACCAGTCATTGGGTCTCTTCCTAATTATGAAGGTGTGTACCTTGCTAATGGTTTAGGAGCTTCTGGTTTAACGGCTGGACCTTATTTAGGTTCTGAATTAGCAAAGCTTGCTCAAGGAGTTCCAACAGAAATAAATCTCGAATTATATGATGTAGCTGGAGCTATTAAATAG
- a CDS encoding small, acid-soluble spore protein L, with the protein MSKRQGKQNKNPQVPGAQSVNPLGNSPDNEFAGEVYSQGEEAAKKKNTK; encoded by the coding sequence ATGTCAAAAAGACAAGGTAAGCAAAACAAGAACCCTCAAGTACCAGGGGCTCAAAGTGTAAATCCATTAGGTAATTCACCTGATAATGAATTTGCAGGTGAAGTCTACAGCCAAGGAGAAGAAGCTGCAAAGAAGAAGAATACAAAATAG
- a CDS encoding zinc-dependent alcohol dehydrogenase, which produces MKAVTYQGIKDVKVKEVADPKIGKKDDILVRITSTAICGSDLHLVHGMIPQFPEDYIIGHEPMGIVEDVGPDVTKVKKGDRVIIPFNIACGECFFCKNELESQCDNANPDNEAGAYFGYSGLYGGYPGGQAELLRVPYGNFVPYVVPEDCELEDEKLLFLSDIIPTAWWGIEQAEVKDGDTVIILGCGPVGLLAQKFAWMKGATRVIAVDYVQYRLEHAKRTNNVEVFDFTQYKALGSHLKEITKGGADAVIDCVGMDGKKTAVEMIETALKLQGGAMGAIQLASQCVRKGGIVSILGVYGLRYNMFPLGDFFSRNITLKMGQAPVIHFLPDLYKKIIKEEFDPTDIITHKLPLSEAEHGYDIFDEKHDDCIKVVLKP; this is translated from the coding sequence ATGAAAGCTGTTACTTATCAAGGTATTAAAGACGTAAAGGTAAAAGAAGTAGCTGATCCTAAAATAGGAAAAAAAGATGATATATTAGTACGTATTACAAGTACAGCGATTTGCGGATCTGATTTACACCTTGTTCACGGTATGATACCTCAATTTCCTGAGGATTATATTATCGGACATGAACCTATGGGAATCGTTGAAGACGTTGGGCCCGATGTGACAAAAGTTAAAAAGGGGGACCGTGTCATAATTCCTTTTAACATTGCTTGTGGAGAATGCTTTTTCTGTAAAAATGAGTTAGAAAGCCAATGTGACAATGCAAACCCTGATAATGAAGCTGGGGCATACTTTGGTTATTCAGGGCTTTATGGGGGATATCCTGGTGGCCAAGCCGAGCTATTACGAGTGCCATATGGTAACTTTGTACCTTACGTCGTTCCTGAAGATTGCGAATTGGAAGATGAAAAGCTTTTGTTTTTATCAGATATTATTCCAACTGCATGGTGGGGAATTGAGCAAGCAGAAGTTAAAGATGGAGATACCGTTATTATTTTAGGATGTGGACCTGTTGGACTACTTGCTCAGAAATTTGCTTGGATGAAAGGAGCAACGCGCGTAATTGCAGTAGATTACGTTCAGTATCGCCTTGAACATGCAAAAAGAACAAATAATGTTGAGGTATTTGACTTCACCCAATATAAGGCATTAGGCTCACATCTAAAGGAGATTACAAAAGGTGGAGCAGATGCAGTAATTGATTGCGTTGGCATGGATGGTAAAAAAACGGCAGTTGAAATGATTGAAACAGCTCTAAAACTGCAAGGTGGAGCAATGGGCGCCATTCAACTAGCCAGTCAATGTGTCCGCAAAGGTGGTATCGTAAGTATCCTTGGCGTATATGGATTGCGGTATAACATGTTCCCACTTGGAGATTTCTTCTCTAGAAATATAACACTGAAAATGGGACAAGCACCTGTTATTCATTTTTTACCCGATCTATATAAGAAAATTATTAAAGAAGAATTTGATCCAACTGATATTATCACACATAAACTACCTCTATCAGAAGCTGAACACGGATATGACATTTTTGATGAAAAGCATGATGACTGTATAAAGGTAGTATTGAAGCCATAA
- a CDS encoding N-acetylmuramoyl-L-alanine amidase, which yields MKYHRLWLLGLSFLIALSVVLPAQYVSSSFQEGTVKADILNVRSAPSTNGELLGKLTKEFKVQIIEQAVNGEWYKIKYNSQDAFVHSDHIQLNNQSTNQSNRIFVNNEEMVLPTQPLLKDNSLMVPFRVLGEALGIEVQWLGNTRQVLAKDNGTEILFTINSNTVLVNGTSKAVNPEPIIVNSSTLLPLRYFSESFGAKVHWDQATKEVTINRTKQVTQDKTEVSPIESPSIDKLVSIGQVQPTTLNVRKGPGTEFDIIDSLRKGSTVNIVEHQGDWAKIIYANTYAYVHRGFLAIEEGTVEEPDKKNENTNGKLAGKTIVVDPGHGGKDPGATAFGVMEKEIVLRTGLELQKMLEEAGAKIVMTRSNDTFIELSRRVEIANNAKADSFISIHANAAGNQAAHGTETYWNRNHSNTKSKELAEKIQKELIKKLKTNNRGVKEANFQVIRHTTMPSVLVELGFITNEAEAKRMSTEKFHKEAAEAIFEGVIEFYK from the coding sequence ATGAAGTATCATAGACTTTGGCTGTTAGGCTTAAGCTTTTTAATTGCGCTATCAGTCGTACTTCCAGCACAATATGTTTCATCATCTTTTCAAGAAGGTACTGTAAAAGCAGACATCCTCAATGTTAGATCTGCACCTTCTACTAACGGAGAATTACTTGGTAAATTAACAAAGGAATTTAAAGTGCAAATTATTGAACAAGCAGTAAATGGTGAATGGTATAAAATTAAATATAACTCACAAGATGCATTTGTTCATAGTGATCATATTCAATTAAACAATCAGTCTACAAATCAATCAAACAGAATTTTTGTGAATAATGAGGAAATGGTTTTACCTACACAACCCCTATTGAAGGATAATAGTTTGATGGTTCCATTTAGAGTATTAGGAGAAGCGTTAGGTATTGAGGTCCAATGGTTAGGGAATACGAGACAAGTACTAGCGAAAGATAATGGTACAGAGATTTTATTTACTATTAACAGCAATACAGTTTTAGTAAATGGTACTTCTAAAGCTGTTAATCCAGAACCTATTATAGTGAATTCGAGTACATTATTACCGCTTAGATACTTCTCAGAATCTTTTGGTGCTAAAGTACATTGGGACCAGGCAACGAAAGAAGTTACAATTAACCGTACAAAACAAGTAACTCAAGATAAAACTGAAGTATCGCCGATAGAGTCTCCTTCAATTGATAAGCTTGTTTCAATTGGACAAGTTCAGCCTACAACTTTAAACGTGAGAAAAGGTCCAGGAACTGAGTTTGATATAATAGATAGTTTAAGAAAAGGTTCAACAGTAAATATAGTAGAGCATCAAGGAGATTGGGCAAAAATTATTTACGCCAATACATATGCGTATGTACATAGAGGGTTTCTAGCGATTGAAGAAGGAACGGTTGAGGAACCAGACAAAAAGAATGAAAATACTAATGGAAAGCTTGCTGGGAAAACGATTGTTGTTGATCCAGGTCACGGGGGTAAAGATCCAGGAGCAACTGCTTTTGGTGTAATGGAAAAAGAGATTGTATTACGTACAGGTCTAGAACTTCAAAAAATGCTTGAAGAGGCAGGAGCAAAGATTGTCATGACAAGGTCAAATGATACTTTTATTGAATTGTCTAGGCGTGTTGAAATAGCAAATAATGCAAAAGCAGATTCTTTTATAAGTATTCACGCCAATGCTGCTGGAAATCAAGCAGCTCATGGTACAGAAACTTATTGGAATCGAAATCACTCAAATACAAAAAGTAAAGAATTAGCTGAAAAAATACAAAAAGAACTAATAAAAAAATTAAAAACAAATAATCGTGGAGTAAAAGAAGCAAACTTTCAAGTAATTCGTCATACAACTATGCCAAGTGTATTAGTTGAGTTAGGCTTTATTACAAATGAGGCAGAAGCGAAAAGAATGTCTACAGAGAAATTCCATAAAGAAGCAGCTGAGGCGATTTTTGAAGGAGTAATTGAGTTTTATAAATAA
- a CDS encoding spore coat protein has translation MSSRNVFAEQSAEHFNKEIQLSDELIHIKDSCDIAVNTTDTKAALSLQASLQAAIAIVISISVASSEKAEQITQDLLQSSKIRQETYQKIVIENSQKVDITTTDTQVALNIQVLLQILLALLVKLDIL, from the coding sequence ATGAGTAGCAGAAATGTATTTGCTGAGCAAAGTGCAGAACATTTTAATAAAGAAATTCAATTATCAGATGAGTTAATTCACATTAAAGATTCATGTGACATTGCTGTAAATACAACAGATACTAAGGCAGCATTATCACTTCAGGCATCGCTACAAGCAGCGATTGCTATTGTTATTAGCATTTCAGTAGCTAGTAGCGAAAAAGCAGAACAAATTACACAAGATTTATTACAATCGTCAAAGATAAGACAGGAAACGTACCAAAAAATAGTAATTGAAAACTCACAAAAAGTTGATATTACAACAACAGACACACAGGTAGCTTTAAACATCCAAGTGTTGCTACAAATATTATTAGCTCTATTAGTAAAGCTAGATATCCTATAG